A stretch of [Clostridium] innocuum DNA encodes these proteins:
- a CDS encoding PcfB family protein, whose translation MNTSGEAAEQIVRMSLEGFEVAARITGAGAKNIAILLYSILKEEKKTKGKARLTNMLRSGKELKVFTVKNGDLKKFTQEAKKYGVLYCVLADRKNKDPNAEVDVIARAEDASKISRIAERFKLASESTASIVTETEKSKDTKDGQPEPDIGVQEKAEKDKLLDALMGAPVQKEEHAPENPSVAKTEKSPQSEPILEQPKKSAEGATMTKEKPSVREELRKIKESRKEQEAEASPSLDKSSASDRAKKPPAGKTEHKQPPRRKKKPKSKETR comes from the coding sequence ATGAACACAAGCGGCGAAGCGGCAGAACAGATCGTCCGAATGAGCTTGGAGGGATTTGAAGTCGCCGCCAGGATTACCGGAGCCGGAGCGAAAAACATTGCCATCCTCTTGTATTCCATTCTCAAAGAAGAAAAGAAAACCAAAGGTAAGGCAAGACTCACCAACATGCTGCGCTCTGGAAAGGAACTGAAAGTCTTTACCGTCAAGAATGGTGATTTAAAGAAGTTCACACAGGAAGCCAAGAAATACGGTGTCCTCTACTGTGTGCTTGCTGACCGAAAAAACAAAGATCCCAATGCCGAGGTGGATGTGATCGCCCGTGCGGAGGATGCATCTAAGATCAGCCGTATTGCGGAGCGCTTCAAACTGGCATCCGAAAGCACGGCGTCTATTGTGACGGAAACAGAAAAGTCCAAAGATACGAAGGACGGCCAGCCGGAGCCAGACATCGGAGTACAGGAAAAGGCAGAGAAAGATAAACTTCTTGACGCACTGATGGGTGCGCCGGTTCAGAAGGAGGAACATGCCCCGGAAAACCCCTCTGTGGCAAAGACCGAAAAATCCCCTCAGTCCGAGCCTATCTTAGAGCAGCCAAAGAAATCCGCAGAGGGGGCTACTATGACTAAGGAAAAACCTTCTGTCAGAGAGGAACTGCGGAAAATCAAAGAGAGCCGTAAGGAGCAGGAAGCGGAGGCTTCCCCTTCCCTGGACAAAAGCTCTGCTTCTGACAGAGCCAAGAAACCGCCAGCAGGAAAAACAGAGCATAAACAGCCGCCAAGGCGGAAAAAGAAACCAAAATCCAAAGAAACGAGGTAA
- a CDS encoding ribbon-helix-helix protein, CopG family: MRNRSVQILFRLNEEEAQHLYELVKKSGRSKEAFLREMVKGYRLCEKPDPEFYKIMRELSAIGNRINQLAAKANALGFVDAPMLSQEAKKWHEFQVDVRKKYLLPQRQSG; the protein is encoded by the coding sequence ATGAGAAACCGAAGCGTACAGATCCTGTTTCGTCTGAATGAGGAAGAAGCACAGCATCTCTATGAGCTTGTAAAAAAATCCGGCCGCTCCAAAGAAGCGTTCCTGCGGGAAATGGTCAAGGGCTACCGACTTTGTGAAAAGCCCGATCCTGAATTTTATAAAATCATGCGGGAACTGTCTGCCATCGGCAACCGTATCAACCAGCTTGCTGCAAAAGCCAATGCCCTGGGATTTGTAGACGCCCCCATGCTTTCACAGGAAGCAAAGAAGTGGCATGAGTTTCAGGTGGATGTCCGAAAAAAATATCTGCTTCCTCAAAGGCAATCAGGATAA
- a CDS encoding DUF87 domain-containing protein, protein MIKTLRTLFKQDKEKFVVPKSVQNIIPIYTIWEDGIFLVGRNKYAKTFKFEDINYAVASREDKEAMFLEYSELLNAFDSGATTKLTINNRRLNRVDFEQTILIPMAEDGLDKYRKEYNKMLLDKATGANSIVQDKYVTISVCKKNIEEARNYFARVGADLVTHFSRLGARCVELEAEEKLRIFHDFYRTGEETAFTFDMVQSMRKGHDFKDFICPDTFEFEKDCFRMGDRYGRVIFLREYAAYIKDSMVAELCELNRNMMLSIDVVPVPTDEAVREVENRLLGVETNITNWQRKQNQNNNFSAVVPYDLEQQRKESKEFLDDLTTRDQRMMFAVLTLVHTAETKEQLDSDTEALLTTARKHLCQFAVLKYQQMDGLNTALPFGVRKIDALRTLTTESLAVFIPFRVQEIYHKDGVYYGQNVISKNMIIANRRHLLNGNSFILGVSGAGKSFTAKEEMTNIILTDPNADVIIIDPEREYSPLVKAMQGEVIHISATSENHINAMDMNSDYGDGANPVILKSEFILSLCEQLIGGASLGAKQKSIIDRCTASVYRHYQQGNYQGVPPTLQDFREELLKQNEPEAQEIALAIELFTDGSLNTFAKNTNVDTHSRLICYDILDLGKQLQPIGMLVVLDSILNRITQNRAKGRNTFIFIDEIYLLFQHEYSANFLFTLWKRVRKYGAYCTGITQNVDDLLQSHTARTMLANSEFIIMLNQASTDRIELAKLLNISDLQMGYITNVGAGQGLLKVGSSLVPFVNKFPHNTELYKLMTTKFGEV, encoded by the coding sequence ATGATCAAAACACTGAGAACCCTGTTCAAGCAGGATAAGGAAAAATTTGTGGTGCCAAAGTCGGTACAGAATATCATCCCCATTTACACCATCTGGGAAGATGGCATTTTCCTTGTGGGCAGGAATAAATACGCAAAGACCTTTAAATTTGAGGACATCAATTATGCCGTGGCCAGCCGTGAGGACAAGGAAGCTATGTTTCTGGAATACTCTGAACTGCTCAATGCTTTTGACAGCGGCGCTACCACAAAACTCACCATCAACAACCGCCGTCTGAACCGGGTGGATTTTGAGCAGACCATCCTGATCCCCATGGCGGAGGACGGTCTGGATAAGTACCGTAAGGAGTACAACAAGATGCTGCTGGATAAGGCAACGGGAGCAAACTCTATTGTGCAGGACAAATATGTGACCATTTCTGTGTGCAAGAAAAATATCGAAGAAGCACGGAACTATTTTGCCCGTGTGGGTGCCGACCTTGTCACTCATTTTTCCCGCCTGGGCGCACGATGCGTAGAACTGGAAGCGGAAGAAAAACTCCGTATCTTCCACGACTTCTACCGTACCGGAGAAGAAACCGCCTTTACCTTTGATATGGTACAGAGTATGCGCAAAGGCCATGATTTTAAGGACTTCATCTGCCCGGACACCTTTGAGTTTGAAAAGGACTGCTTCCGTATGGGCGACCGATACGGGCGTGTGATCTTCCTGAGAGAATACGCTGCTTATATCAAAGACAGCATGGTAGCGGAGCTTTGTGAGCTGAACCGAAACATGATGCTGTCCATTGATGTTGTCCCGGTTCCCACGGATGAAGCCGTGCGGGAAGTGGAAAACCGACTGCTCGGTGTTGAAACCAATATTACGAACTGGCAGAGAAAACAGAATCAAAATAATAACTTCTCCGCAGTTGTTCCTTATGACCTTGAGCAGCAGCGCAAGGAAAGTAAGGAATTTCTGGACGACCTGACAACCCGTGACCAGCGGATGATGTTTGCGGTGCTGACACTGGTGCATACTGCTGAAACCAAAGAGCAGCTGGACAGCGACACGGAAGCCCTGCTGACCACTGCAAGAAAGCATTTGTGTCAGTTTGCGGTGCTGAAATATCAGCAGATGGACGGACTGAACACGGCGCTGCCGTTTGGTGTGCGTAAGATCGATGCCCTGCGCACGCTGACAACGGAAAGCCTTGCCGTATTTATCCCGTTCCGGGTGCAGGAGATCTACCACAAGGACGGTGTATATTACGGGCAGAATGTGATCAGCAAGAACATGATTATTGCCAACCGCCGCCACCTGCTCAACGGAAACTCCTTTATTCTCGGTGTGTCTGGTGCCGGTAAATCCTTTACGGCAAAAGAAGAAATGACCAATATCATCCTCACAGACCCCAATGCGGATGTTATTATTATCGACCCTGAACGGGAATATTCTCCACTGGTAAAAGCCATGCAGGGCGAAGTCATCCACATTTCTGCGACCAGTGAAAACCACATCAATGCAATGGATATGAACTCCGATTATGGTGACGGCGCAAACCCGGTCATTCTGAAATCGGAGTTTATTTTGTCTCTCTGTGAACAGCTCATTGGCGGTGCAAGTCTGGGGGCAAAACAGAAATCCATTATCGACCGCTGTACGGCCAGTGTTTACCGCCACTATCAGCAGGGAAATTATCAGGGTGTCCCGCCTACTTTACAGGACTTCCGTGAAGAACTGCTCAAACAGAATGAGCCGGAGGCACAGGAAATCGCCCTTGCCATTGAGTTGTTTACCGATGGCAGCCTGAACACCTTTGCCAAGAACACCAATGTGGATACCCACAGCCGTCTGATCTGCTATGACATTCTGGATCTGGGCAAACAGTTACAGCCGATCGGTATGCTGGTTGTTCTGGACAGTATTCTAAACCGCATTACGCAGAACAGAGCCAAAGGCAGGAACACGTTCATTTTCATTGATGAAATCTATCTGCTGTTCCAGCATGAATACTCAGCAAACTTCCTCTTTACCCTCTGGAAGCGTGTGCGTAAATATGGTGCGTACTGTACCGGTATCACACAGAATGTGGATGACCTTTTGCAGAGCCATACCGCAAGGACAATGCTTGCCAACTCTGAATTTATCATCATGCTCAATCAGGCGTCTACGGACAGAATCGAGCTTGCCAAACTTTTGAATATCTCTGACCTTCAGATGGGCTATATCACCAATGTAGGCGCAGGCCAGGGACTTTTAAAGGTAGGCAGTTCCCTTGTACCGTTTGTCAACAAATTCCCGCATAATACGGAACTGTATAAACTGATGACGACCAAGTTCGGAGAGGTTTAA
- a CDS encoding glutamyl-tRNA amidotransferase: MKFFNKKDTKKKETVKLPMSRKTKRALVAYAGAVLCMTCFTTTAFAANDPITVVNNLSDFIFGLVRAVGMIMLGFGIVQIGLSLKSHDPSQRANGFLTLAGGVVITFAKEILTLITG; this comes from the coding sequence ATGAAATTTTTTAACAAGAAGGATACCAAGAAGAAAGAAACCGTGAAGCTGCCGATGAGCAGAAAGACCAAAAGAGCCTTGGTGGCATATGCAGGTGCAGTGCTTTGTATGACCTGTTTTACCACGACGGCATTTGCCGCCAACGATCCCATTACCGTAGTCAACAATCTCTCCGACTTCATTTTCGGACTGGTCAGGGCTGTTGGTATGATCATGCTCGGCTTTGGTATCGTACAGATCGGCCTTTCTCTGAAATCCCATGACCCTTCCCAGAGAGCGAATGGATTCCTGACACTTGCGGGCGGTGTAGTCATTACCTTTGCAAAGGAGATCCTTACCCTGATTACAGGCTAA
- a CDS encoding PrgI family protein, whose protein sequence is MEVKINKEIRNYTESMFFGLSLRQFIFSVLACGVAVGLYFLLRPYFGMETLSWVCILGALPFAAMGFIKYNGMTAEQFVWAWFKSEFLMPKKLMFRPDNLYYEAMKSNIEAREKGLPVVPKKQRRKERKEKKQDKKKTKKNKGGAA, encoded by the coding sequence TTGGAAGTAAAGATCAATAAAGAAATCCGTAACTATACGGAAAGCATGTTTTTTGGACTGTCATTAAGGCAGTTCATTTTTTCTGTCCTTGCCTGCGGTGTTGCGGTAGGCTTGTATTTTCTTCTCCGTCCGTACTTTGGCATGGAAACCCTTAGCTGGGTATGTATTTTAGGGGCCTTGCCCTTTGCGGCGATGGGCTTTATCAAATATAACGGCATGACCGCAGAACAGTTTGTCTGGGCATGGTTTAAATCCGAATTTCTGATGCCCAAGAAACTGATGTTCCGGCCAGACAATCTTTATTACGAAGCCATGAAGTCCAACATCGAAGCCAGAGAAAAAGGACTTCCTGTCGTTCCTAAGAAACAGAGACGAAAAGAGCGAAAGGAGAAAAAACAGGATAAGAAGAAAACGAAAAAGAATAAAGGAGGCGCAGCATGA
- a CDS encoding type IV secretory system conjugative DNA transfer family protein produces MRNDNDQKMSIILSVCGIVPVVWFALLTAPYVSGGMVEIVNGLPVAMRHPFAIRMCEDSLKTVLLFLLAYAMGIGIYFSTRRNYRRREEHGSAKWGNTGTLNKKYRDKDPSANKLLTQNVRIGLDGRKHRRNLNILVCGGSGAGKTRFFCKPNAMQCNTSFVILDPKGEIVRDIGGLLEKKGYEVRVLDLINMHRSHCYNPFVYLRNDNDVQRLVTNLFKATTPKGAQSQDPFWDTAASMLLLALVFYLKYEAPPDEQNFPMVMELLRAGEVREDDDSYVSPLDELFDRLELDNPEHIALKYYRDYHSGSAKTLKSIQITLAARLEKFNLESLAGLTATDELDLPSLGEKKVALFALIPDNDTSFNFLVSILYTQLFQQLFYLADHKYGGSLPVHCHFIMDEFANVSLPDDFDKILSVMRSRGVSVSIILQNLAQLKALFEKQWESIVGNCDEFLYLGGNEQSTHKYVSELLGKETIDTNTYGKSSGRSGNYSTNYQISGRELMTPDEVRMLDNRYALLFIRGERPVMDLKYDILKHPNVKLTVDGGQPPYIHGEPTQAVATLMFDSEIPENAVSIASVNTTYELLSDEDLEEMFNI; encoded by the coding sequence ATGAGGAACGATAACGACCAGAAAATGAGCATCATCCTTTCTGTCTGCGGGATTGTTCCCGTCGTATGGTTTGCCCTGCTGACAGCACCCTATGTCAGTGGAGGCATGGTAGAGATCGTCAATGGATTACCTGTGGCGATGCGCCACCCTTTTGCAATCAGGATGTGTGAGGACAGCTTAAAAACGGTCCTTCTTTTTTTGCTTGCTTATGCAATGGGGATTGGCATTTATTTCTCTACCCGCAGGAACTACCGCAGACGGGAGGAGCATGGCTCGGCAAAATGGGGCAACACCGGGACTTTGAATAAGAAGTACCGGGATAAAGATCCGTCCGCAAATAAGCTGCTGACACAGAATGTCCGTATTGGTCTGGATGGCAGAAAACACCGCAGAAACCTGAACATTTTAGTATGCGGCGGTTCCGGCGCAGGAAAAACAAGATTTTTCTGTAAGCCCAATGCCATGCAGTGCAATACCTCTTTCGTGATCCTCGATCCGAAAGGAGAAATTGTCCGTGACATTGGCGGTCTGTTGGAAAAGAAAGGCTATGAAGTGCGAGTCCTTGATCTGATCAATATGCACCGAAGCCATTGTTACAATCCCTTTGTTTATCTTAGGAATGACAACGATGTACAAAGGCTGGTGACCAATCTTTTTAAGGCAACCACGCCCAAAGGCGCACAGTCGCAAGACCCCTTCTGGGATACAGCGGCCAGTATGCTGCTTCTGGCACTGGTGTTTTATCTGAAATACGAAGCGCCGCCTGATGAACAGAACTTCCCAATGGTCATGGAGCTTTTACGGGCTGGTGAAGTTCGGGAGGATGATGATAGCTATGTCAGTCCTCTGGATGAACTGTTTGACCGGTTGGAATTGGATAACCCGGAGCATATCGCCCTGAAGTATTACAGGGATTATCACTCCGGTTCGGCTAAGACCTTAAAGAGCATCCAGATCACCCTTGCCGCAAGGCTTGAAAAATTCAATCTGGAGAGCCTTGCCGGTTTGACAGCTACGGATGAGCTTGATCTGCCCTCTTTAGGCGAAAAGAAAGTTGCTTTGTTCGCTCTGATACCAGACAACGATACGAGTTTTAACTTTCTTGTCAGTATCCTTTATACGCAGCTTTTCCAGCAGCTCTTTTATCTTGCCGACCACAAGTACGGAGGCAGCCTGCCTGTCCACTGCCATTTCATCATGGACGAGTTTGCCAACGTGAGCCTGCCGGATGATTTTGACAAGATTCTTTCTGTGATGCGCTCCCGTGGCGTATCCGTCAGCATCATTCTTCAGAATCTGGCACAGCTTAAGGCACTCTTTGAAAAGCAATGGGAAAGCATTGTGGGCAACTGTGATGAATTTCTGTATCTGGGCGGCAACGAACAGAGTACCCACAAATATGTGTCCGAGCTTTTAGGGAAGGAAACCATTGATACGAACACCTATGGAAAAAGCTCCGGGCGCAGCGGAAACTATTCGACCAACTATCAGATTTCAGGACGTGAACTGATGACCCCGGATGAGGTGCGGATGCTGGATAACCGTTATGCACTGCTGTTTATCCGTGGGGAGCGTCCGGTTATGGATCTTAAGTACGACATCCTGAAGCACCCGAATGTGAAGCTGACGGTGGATGGCGGCCAGCCGCCGTATATCCACGGAGAGCCGACACAGGCTGTCGCTACACTCATGTTTGACAGTGAAATTCCAGAGAATGCCGTAAGCATTGCATCTGTCAACACAACTTATGAACTTCTGTCCGATGAGGATTTGGAAGAAATGTTTAACATCTAA
- a CDS encoding DUF3789 domain-containing protein produces MSEFIAFTLGGIFGVVLMCCLQINRLYARKDVENEKPKRTDPVSSE; encoded by the coding sequence ATGAGTGAATTTATTGCGTTTACCCTGGGCGGAATTTTCGGCGTTGTACTGATGTGCTGCCTGCAGATCAATCGGCTCTACGCCAGAAAGGATGTGGAAAATGAGAAACCGAAGCGTACAGATCCTGTTTCGTCTGAATGA
- a CDS encoding relaxase/mobilization nuclease domain-containing protein, producing MAVCEIWDVRGRLDHPIDYAENPEKTANPNYSETELQALVDVMEYATNQDKTEQRFFVTGVNCDPASAREEMMIAKAQWNDESEIICYHGFQSFKSGEVTPKQAHEIGVRLAQRMWGDRFQVIVATHLNTDCLHNHFVVNSVSFMDGKHYHDNKANLRLLRQRSDELCREYALSVIEHPSGRKKPYALYQAEKNGMPTRDNVARQAVDEAISKSFTLKDFDRQMAEMGYHVRFDPNRKYWTIMGKGWKRPKRLYKLGDDYTNERIMERIRENSYAVKFSRFAGPQKPIPVYRLKGTLKGAKKIGGLRGLYLHYCYRLGILPKNRKQNYARLHYLLKDDLMKMEAISQETRLLCRNRIDTVEQLCSYKESLETEMADLLQKRKGLYSQSRKMSGEEKEAIQSQLSDLSKRLRVIRKEVKLCEGIEARNDTLKEKLKTIRADEEQQRKELMMNEHKRRSGRTDRPNELGGI from the coding sequence ATGGCAGTCTGTGAGATCTGGGATGTACGGGGCAGGCTTGACCATCCGATTGACTATGCCGAAAACCCGGAAAAGACTGCCAATCCCAATTACTCGGAAACAGAACTTCAGGCTTTGGTGGATGTGATGGAATATGCGACCAATCAGGATAAGACGGAGCAGCGTTTTTTTGTTACAGGTGTCAACTGTGATCCTGCTTCTGCCAGAGAGGAAATGATGATCGCCAAAGCACAGTGGAATGATGAAAGTGAGATCATCTGCTATCACGGGTTCCAGAGTTTTAAATCGGGAGAGGTCACGCCCAAACAGGCACACGAAATCGGAGTCAGGCTTGCACAGCGGATGTGGGGCGACAGGTTTCAGGTAATCGTTGCTACCCATCTGAATACGGACTGCCTTCACAATCACTTTGTTGTGAACTCGGTTTCTTTTATGGACGGGAAACATTACCACGATAACAAAGCCAATCTTCGACTGCTTCGCCAGCGCTCCGATGAGCTGTGTCGGGAATATGCCCTTTCGGTCATAGAACATCCAAGCGGCAGAAAGAAACCCTATGCGCTTTATCAGGCGGAAAAGAATGGGATGCCTACACGGGACAACGTGGCAAGGCAGGCGGTGGATGAAGCGATCAGCAAGTCCTTTACCCTGAAAGACTTTGACCGTCAGATGGCGGAAATGGGATACCATGTCCGGTTTGATCCGAACCGGAAATACTGGACGATCATGGGGAAAGGCTGGAAGCGCCCCAAGCGGCTTTATAAACTGGGAGATGATTATACCAACGAGAGGATCATGGAGCGCATCCGGGAGAACTCCTATGCAGTGAAATTTTCCCGGTTTGCCGGGCCACAAAAACCAATCCCGGTGTACCGCCTGAAAGGCACTCTGAAAGGAGCAAAGAAAATCGGCGGGCTGCGGGGGCTGTATCTGCATTACTGTTACAGGCTTGGTATTCTTCCGAAAAACAGAAAACAGAATTATGCAAGGCTTCATTATCTTTTAAAGGATGACCTGATGAAGATGGAAGCCATATCGCAGGAAACAAGGCTGCTTTGCCGGAATCGCATTGATACGGTAGAGCAGCTTTGTTCTTATAAGGAATCTTTGGAAACGGAAATGGCTGACCTGCTTCAAAAGCGCAAGGGGCTTTATTCCCAATCCCGCAAGATGAGCGGTGAAGAAAAGGAAGCGATACAGTCACAGCTTTCCGATCTTTCCAAACGATTGCGAGTGATCCGAAAGGAGGTGAAACTGTGCGAGGGGATCGAGGCCCGTAACGATACCCTCAAGGAAAAGCTGAAAACCATACGGGCAGATGAAGAACAGCAAAGAAAGGAGCTGATGATGAATGAACACAAGCGGCGAAGCGGCAGAACAGATCGTCCGAATGAGCTTGGAGGGATTTGA
- a CDS encoding DNA methyltransferase, producing the protein MKKYGIIYADPPWHYNQKNLSGAAEHHYRTMSIEEICKLKVAEVADQHCVLFLWATFPQLPEALKVIKAWGFQYKTVAFVWLKQNKSGKGWFFGLGFWTRGNAEICLLATKGKPHRQSNRIHQFIISPLREHSQKPDEVREKIVALMGDLPRLELFARQKTDGWDVWGNEVVSDVEISSYAEKTGGGLCV; encoded by the coding sequence ATAAAAAAATATGGCATCATTTACGCCGATCCGCCGTGGCACTACAACCAGAAAAATCTTTCTGGAGCAGCAGAACATCATTACCGCACCATGAGTATCGAAGAAATCTGTAAGCTGAAAGTTGCAGAAGTAGCCGATCAACATTGTGTCCTGTTTTTATGGGCGACATTTCCTCAATTACCCGAAGCCTTAAAGGTAATAAAAGCATGGGGCTTTCAATATAAAACAGTTGCATTTGTTTGGCTAAAACAGAACAAAAGTGGAAAAGGATGGTTCTTCGGTCTTGGATTTTGGACAAGAGGAAATGCGGAAATCTGCCTGCTCGCCACAAAAGGAAAACCTCACAGACAATCAAACCGTATCCATCAGTTTATTATCAGCCCTTTGCGTGAGCATAGTCAGAAACCGGATGAAGTCCGAGAGAAAATCGTTGCGCTGATGGGCGACCTGCCGCGATTGGAATTGTTTGCCCGCCAAAAAACAGATGGTTGGGATGTGTGGGGCAACGAGGTTGTAAGTGATGTTGAAATCAGCAGTTATGCAGAGAAAACAGGAGGTGGTTTATGTGTCTGA